From Flavobacterium sp. 102, a single genomic window includes:
- a CDS encoding phosphatidylcholine/phosphatidylserine synthase — MNIKAQIPNLFTMLNLFSGCVALVFVSDFRFDLAFYFVALGIFFDFFDGFFARKFGVAGPLGVQLDSLADMVTSGVVPGLVMVYLLAGNYVHAPIQGYMPYLGFIIALGACYRLAKFNIDTRQSDSFIGLPTPANSLFITSLPLVIAAYPNHILAEVLLNQWFLLGITFLSAYVMNAEIPLFSLKIKDFSFAKYKLQIFFLVISVLMLIFLKILAVPLIILLYVLLSVFNNIVNKKASV; from the coding sequence ATGAATATCAAAGCCCAGATTCCCAACTTGTTTACGATGCTTAATTTGTTTAGTGGTTGCGTGGCGTTGGTTTTTGTTTCAGATTTCAGATTTGACTTGGCTTTTTATTTTGTAGCTCTAGGGATTTTCTTCGACTTTTTTGATGGTTTTTTTGCCCGAAAGTTTGGCGTGGCCGGACCGCTTGGCGTGCAATTAGATTCGTTGGCTGATATGGTGACGAGTGGTGTTGTTCCGGGTTTAGTGATGGTATATTTGTTGGCTGGGAACTATGTTCATGCTCCGATTCAAGGTTATATGCCTTATCTGGGTTTTATAATTGCATTGGGTGCTTGTTATCGTTTGGCCAAGTTTAATATTGATACCAGACAATCGGATTCTTTTATAGGTTTGCCAACACCGGCTAACTCTTTGTTTATCACAAGTCTACCTTTGGTAATCGCGGCTTATCCAAATCATATATTAGCAGAAGTTTTATTAAATCAATGGTTCTTATTGGGGATAACATTTTTAAGCGCTTACGTTATGAATGCCGAAATCCCATTATTTTCCTTGAAGATTAAGGATTTTAGCTTTGCCAAATATAAGTTGCAGATTTTCTTTTTGGTAATCTCAGTTTTGATGCTGATTTTCCTCAAGATACTGGCAGTTCCGTTGATTATTCTTCTGTATGTTCTACTGTCGGTTTTCAATAATATAGTAAACAAAAAAGCTTCCGTTTAG
- a CDS encoding DUF5808 domain-containing protein, producing the protein MEKISEETLKNWHKNPKYWKLGLFYYNKEDKRLLVDKRNPNYGATLNFAHKKSYWFLLIIFSFFGFIVYMITRNQ; encoded by the coding sequence ATGGAAAAGATTTCTGAAGAAACACTAAAGAATTGGCACAAAAATCCAAAGTATTGGAAGCTCGGTCTTTTTTACTACAACAAAGAAGATAAAAGACTTTTAGTAGATAAACGCAATCCAAATTACGGAGCTACTCTTAATTTTGCTCACAAAAAATCATACTGGTTCCTATTAATAATATTTTCGTTTTTCGGATTTATAGTGTATATGATAACTCGAAACCAATAA
- the lptB gene encoding LPS export ABC transporter ATP-binding protein, with protein sequence MKLRAENLVKTYKGRSVVKGISVEVNQGEIVGLLGPNGAGKTTSFYMIVGLVKPNSGNIYLDDMNITDFPMYKRAQNGIGYLAQEASVFRKLSIEDNILSVLQLTKLSKEEQVAKMESLIAEFSLEHIRTNRGDLLSGGERRRTEIARALATDPKFILLDEPFAGVDPVAVEDIQRIVAQLKNKNIGILITDHNVQETLAITDKTYLMFEGGILKAGNPEELAADEMVRKVYLGQNFELRKKKLHF encoded by the coding sequence ATGAAGTTACGCGCAGAAAATTTAGTCAAAACCTACAAAGGCAGAAGTGTTGTAAAAGGCATCTCGGTAGAAGTGAATCAAGGAGAAATTGTTGGGCTTTTGGGACCAAATGGTGCCGGAAAAACAACTTCTTTCTACATGATTGTAGGCTTGGTAAAACCCAATTCGGGAAATATTTATTTGGACGACATGAACATCACCGATTTCCCGATGTACAAACGCGCTCAAAACGGCATTGGTTATTTAGCACAAGAAGCATCGGTATTTCGAAAGTTGAGTATTGAAGATAATATTTTAAGTGTTTTACAACTGACCAAACTAAGCAAAGAAGAACAAGTGGCCAAAATGGAAAGTCTGATTGCCGAATTCAGTTTGGAACACATCCGAACCAACCGTGGAGACTTACTTTCCGGTGGTGAACGAAGAAGAACCGAAATTGCACGCGCTTTGGCAACCGATCCAAAATTCATTTTGTTAGATGAACCCTTTGCCGGAGTTGATCCTGTAGCGGTAGAAGACATTCAAAGAATTGTAGCCCAATTAAAAAATAAAAACATCGGAATTTTAATCACTGACCACAATGTTCAGGAAACTTTGGCAATTACTGATAAAACCTATCTAATGTTCGAAGGTGGCATCCTAAAAGCCGGAAACCCTGAAGAATTGGCTGCTGACGAAATGGTACGAAAAGTCTATCTTGGACAAAACTTTGAACTTCGTAAAAAGAAATTACATTTCTAA
- a CDS encoding alpha/beta fold hydrolase, translating into MKLPFFLLLLISPLCHSQTLFEHEKEIPNKDHYIWEEINFKVQDQKDDIQLSGTLICPKTNWDIALIIVPGSGADTRNSHFHLTEALLKNNIAVYRYDERGIGKSTGKFNKANYTISMMSEELAACIQTLRQNKTLSEKKIGLLGHSQGGMVTIQTYENGLPIDFMVQWATPVQKHGEFIKFQIKTGQNTFKEDIKFDEIDKKLEIVEALHQVVEANKEDDNWTLSKKLDKTAKKIGYTKDHYTRFPYLTFACEKDIVRKNFEPVYKNIKIPVLYIIGTKDTYVDSNSETKLLESFENNNITIKKMDGLNHYLTSTKLTLNNLYEIDENALSEIINWIKIR; encoded by the coding sequence ATGAAACTACCTTTTTTTCTATTACTATTGATTTCTCCTTTATGCCATAGCCAAACCTTATTTGAACACGAAAAAGAAATCCCCAATAAGGACCATTACATTTGGGAAGAAATAAATTTTAAAGTACAGGATCAAAAGGACGATATTCAGCTTTCCGGAACACTTATCTGTCCGAAAACCAATTGGGATATAGCCTTAATTATTGTCCCGGGTTCAGGAGCAGATACAAGAAACAGCCATTTTCATCTCACCGAAGCACTACTAAAGAACAATATTGCCGTTTACCGATACGATGAAAGAGGCATTGGAAAATCTACCGGAAAATTCAATAAAGCCAATTACACCATCTCAATGATGTCGGAAGAATTAGCGGCTTGCATCCAAACTTTAAGACAAAACAAAACACTCTCCGAAAAAAAAATTGGCCTTTTAGGACACAGTCAAGGCGGAATGGTTACCATACAAACCTATGAAAATGGGCTACCGATAGACTTCATGGTTCAATGGGCAACTCCTGTTCAAAAGCATGGAGAATTTATCAAATTCCAAATAAAAACAGGTCAGAATACTTTCAAAGAAGACATAAAATTCGATGAAATTGATAAAAAGCTCGAAATTGTGGAAGCATTGCATCAAGTAGTTGAAGCCAATAAAGAGGACGACAATTGGACTTTAAGCAAAAAACTGGATAAAACTGCCAAAAAAATTGGGTATACAAAAGACCATTACACAAGATTCCCTTATCTTACGTTTGCGTGCGAAAAGGATATCGTGCGGAAAAACTTTGAACCCGTTTATAAAAATATCAAAATCCCGGTTTTATACATCATTGGAACAAAAGATACTTATGTAGATTCCAATTCTGAAACAAAATTGCTGGAAAGTTTTGAAAACAATAATATTACGATTAAAAAAATGGATGGACTTAACCATTATTTAACCTCAACAAAATTGACCCTAAACAATTTATATGAAATCGATGAAAACGCTTTGTCTGAAATTATAAATTGGATAAAAATAAGATAA
- a CDS encoding carboxymuconolactone decarboxylase family protein produces the protein MSDLVKEFNDYRSKMNEKLLADNNKIVKRIFNLDTNAYAEGALDVKTKELLGLVASTVLRCDDCVKYHLETSYKEGVTKEEMMEAMGIATLVGGTIVVPHLRRAYEFWEALEESKL, from the coding sequence ATGTCTGATTTAGTAAAAGAATTTAACGACTATCGTTCTAAGATGAACGAAAAGTTATTGGCTGACAATAACAAAATTGTAAAACGAATTTTCAACTTGGACACCAACGCCTATGCCGAAGGTGCTTTGGATGTTAAAACCAAAGAACTTTTGGGTTTAGTAGCTTCGACAGTTTTACGCTGTGATGATTGTGTGAAATACCATTTAGAAACCAGTTATAAAGAAGGCGTAACCAAAGAAGAAATGATGGAAGCCATGGGCATTGCCACACTAGTTGGCGGAACCATTGTTGTACCTCATTTAAGAAGAGCTTACGAGTTTTGGGAAGCGTTGGAAGAATCGAAGCTGTAA
- the tatC gene encoding twin-arginine translocase subunit TatC: MARKPMGEMSFLDHLEELRWLLVRSTLAIVIIACACYFIDDYIFDQIIFGPKDPNFITYRFFCQLTRFFGVDDTYACATEYSFIIQNTEVGGQFSIYLWILITAGFILGFPYILYEFWRFISPALYEKERKNAALFIIISSLLFFIGVLFGYFVIVPLSINFFATFNVSNAIVNQFTIDSYISMIKTSVVASGLVFELPIIIYFLTKLGLVTPAFLRKYRRAAIVIILIVAAIVTPPDIPSQVVVSIPILILYEVSILISAVVVKKEKENV; this comes from the coding sequence ATGGCTAGAAAACCTATGGGCGAGATGTCATTCTTAGACCATCTTGAAGAATTAAGGTGGTTATTGGTAAGAAGTACTTTGGCGATAGTAATTATTGCCTGCGCTTGTTATTTTATTGATGACTACATTTTCGACCAAATCATTTTTGGACCAAAAGACCCCAACTTTATCACGTACCGATTTTTTTGTCAATTAACGCGTTTTTTTGGTGTAGATGATACTTATGCCTGTGCTACAGAATATTCGTTTATCATACAAAACACCGAAGTTGGCGGACAGTTTTCCATTTACTTGTGGATATTAATCACAGCCGGTTTTATACTTGGTTTTCCTTATATCCTGTATGAATTTTGGCGATTTATCAGTCCGGCACTCTATGAAAAAGAACGCAAAAACGCCGCGCTTTTCATCATCATCTCTTCTTTGTTATTTTTCATTGGTGTGCTGTTCGGTTACTTTGTAATTGTGCCTTTATCGATTAACTTTTTTGCCACCTTTAATGTGAGCAACGCCATCGTCAATCAGTTTACTATTGATTCCTATATCAGTATGATAAAGACATCAGTAGTAGCGAGTGGATTGGTTTTTGAATTACCGATTATCATTTATTTCTTAACCAAATTAGGACTGGTAACACCGGCTTTTTTGAGAAAATACAGGAGAGCGGCCATCGTGATTATTTTGATTGTAGCCGCGATAGTAACTCCTCCGGACATCCCTAGTCAGGTTGTGGTTTCGATTCCGATATTGATTTTATATGAAGTGAGTATTTTAATTTCCGCAGTAGTGGTAAAAAAAGAAAAAGAAAATGTCTGA
- a CDS encoding SIS domain-containing protein encodes MIPKETILASAKKTILSESEAIAKLVDFVNDDFVKTVEIIYNASGRLVVTGIGKSAIIAQKIVATLNSTGTPSLFLHASEAIHGDLGMVQPGDVVICISKSGNSPEIKVLVPLLKRFGNKLIAITGNTTSFLGKEADYVLNTYVESEACPINLAPTNSTTAQLVIGDAIAVCLMEMRNFTAEDFAKYHPGGALGKKLLLRVGDMLDTTHKPIVAPDSNIKTVIIEISEKRLGVTAVVDNHKVIGIITDGDIRRMLNKTENISGLVAQDIMTVNPKMIKSTDMVSDALNILEDFSITQLVVVDNGEYKGVLHLHDILKEGIV; translated from the coding sequence TTGATACCTAAAGAAACCATTTTAGCCTCTGCCAAGAAGACCATATTATCAGAAAGTGAAGCCATTGCAAAGCTGGTAGATTTTGTAAATGACGATTTTGTCAAAACTGTTGAAATCATATACAATGCTTCCGGAAGATTAGTAGTGACAGGAATTGGCAAAAGTGCCATCATCGCACAGAAAATTGTCGCCACACTAAATTCGACCGGAACGCCATCCTTATTCCTCCACGCTTCCGAAGCGATTCATGGTGATTTAGGTATGGTTCAACCCGGTGATGTGGTGATTTGTATTTCTAAAAGCGGTAACAGTCCTGAAATTAAAGTTTTGGTTCCGTTATTGAAGCGTTTTGGCAACAAATTAATTGCCATTACCGGAAACACGACTTCGTTTTTGGGCAAAGAAGCTGATTATGTTTTGAATACGTATGTTGAAAGCGAAGCTTGTCCGATTAACTTGGCACCAACCAACAGCACAACCGCACAATTAGTCATTGGCGATGCGATTGCGGTTTGTCTAATGGAAATGAGAAACTTTACCGCAGAAGATTTTGCCAAATACCATCCCGGTGGTGCTTTGGGTAAAAAATTATTATTACGTGTCGGCGATATGCTTGACACTACTCATAAACCGATTGTGGCTCCCGATTCTAATATCAAAACCGTAATTATAGAAATCTCTGAAAAACGTTTAGGCGTTACCGCTGTAGTTGACAATCATAAAGTTATCGGAATCATCACTGATGGTGACATCCGAAGAATGCTGAATAAAACCGAAAACATTTCAGGTTTGGTTGCACAAGATATTATGACCGTGAATCCGAAAATGATTAAATCAACCGATATGGTTAGCGATGCTTTAAATATTTTAGAAGATTTCTCGATAACGCAATTAGTGGTGGTAGACAATGGCGAATACAAAGGCGTTTTACATTTACATGACATTTTAAAAGAAGGGATTGTATAA
- the recQ gene encoding DNA helicase RecQ → MNLDEIDIHKELKKYFGFSQFKGLQEQVIKSIITKHNTFVIMPTGGGKSLCYQLPALIQNGTAIVVSPLIALMKNQVDAIRSLSSENGIAHVLNSSLTKTEINQVKKDITSGITKLLYVAPESLTKEEYVEFLQSVTISFVAIDEAHCISEWGHDFRPEYRNLRHIIKQLGDVPVIGLTATATPKVQEDILKNLDMSDATTFKASFNRPNLFYEVRTKTKNIEADIIRFIKQHKGKSGIIYCLSRKKVEEIAEVLQVNGISAVPYHAGLDAKTRAKHQDMFLMEDVDVVVATIAFGMGIDKPDVRFVIHHDIPKSLESYYQETGRAGRDGGEGHCLAYYSYKDVEKLEKFMSGKPVAEQEIGFALLQEVVAYAETSMSRRKFLLHYFGEEFDSETGDGADMDDNVRNPKSKVEAKDQVKMVLEVVRDTKYLYKSKEIVFTLIGRVNATIKAHRTDAQTFFGCGSAFDERYWMALIRQVLVDGLLTKDIETYGILKVSDKGHAFIKNPVSFLMSEDHEYSESEDEAIVTAAKSSGTADEVLMSMLRELRKKVAKKLGVPPFVVFQDPSLEDMALKYPITIDELSNVHGVGEGKAKKYGAAFVELIERYVEDNDIIRPDDLVVKSTGANSANKLYIIQNIDRKLSLEDIAKAKGFTMDNLLKEMEQIVYSGTKLNISYWINEILDEEQQEEIHEYFMDSESDKIEDALKEFDGDYDIEELRLMRIKFISEVAN, encoded by the coding sequence ATGAATTTAGACGAAATTGACATCCACAAAGAATTAAAAAAGTATTTTGGTTTTAGCCAATTTAAAGGTTTACAGGAACAAGTCATCAAAAGTATTATTACTAAACATAATACATTCGTTATAATGCCAACCGGCGGTGGAAAATCACTTTGTTATCAATTACCGGCCTTAATACAAAACGGAACAGCGATTGTGGTTTCACCACTAATTGCCTTAATGAAAAATCAAGTCGATGCCATTAGAAGTTTGTCTTCTGAAAATGGGATTGCGCATGTGTTAAATTCGTCACTGACGAAAACCGAAATCAATCAGGTAAAAAAAGATATTACTTCAGGAATTACCAAGTTGCTTTATGTGGCACCGGAATCTTTGACCAAAGAAGAATATGTAGAATTTCTGCAAAGTGTGACCATATCTTTCGTTGCGATAGATGAAGCGCACTGTATTTCAGAATGGGGACATGATTTCAGACCTGAATACCGAAATCTTAGACACATTATCAAGCAATTAGGCGACGTGCCTGTAATCGGTTTAACAGCTACGGCTACGCCAAAAGTACAGGAAGATATTCTGAAGAATTTGGATATGTCTGACGCAACGACTTTTAAAGCGTCTTTTAACCGTCCGAATTTATTTTACGAAGTACGAACCAAAACCAAAAATATAGAAGCGGATATCATTCGTTTTATTAAGCAACACAAAGGCAAATCGGGCATCATTTATTGCTTGAGCCGTAAAAAGGTAGAAGAAATTGCCGAAGTACTTCAAGTAAACGGAATTTCAGCCGTTCCATATCATGCCGGTTTGGATGCTAAAACTCGTGCCAAACACCAAGATATGTTTCTGATGGAAGATGTTGATGTGGTGGTGGCGACTATTGCTTTCGGAATGGGAATTGACAAACCGGATGTTCGTTTTGTAATTCACCATGACATTCCAAAATCCTTAGAAAGTTATTACCAAGAAACCGGTCGTGCCGGTCGCGATGGAGGCGAAGGTCATTGTTTGGCTTATTACTCTTATAAAGACGTTGAAAAACTAGAAAAATTCATGTCGGGCAAACCGGTTGCTGAGCAAGAGATTGGTTTTGCATTACTTCAGGAAGTTGTGGCTTATGCTGAAACTTCGATGTCGAGACGTAAGTTTTTGTTGCATTATTTCGGAGAAGAATTTGACAGCGAAACGGGTGATGGTGCCGATATGGATGACAATGTTCGCAACCCAAAATCGAAAGTCGAAGCCAAAGACCAAGTCAAAATGGTATTGGAAGTCGTTCGCGATACCAAATATTTATACAAATCAAAAGAAATTGTATTTACGCTTATTGGAAGAGTAAATGCTACCATAAAGGCCCATAGAACTGATGCCCAAACCTTTTTTGGTTGTGGTTCAGCCTTTGATGAACGCTATTGGATGGCATTGATTCGTCAGGTTTTAGTAGATGGATTGTTAACCAAAGACATTGAAACCTACGGAATTTTAAAAGTCTCTGACAAAGGACATGCCTTTATTAAAAATCCGGTTTCTTTCCTGATGTCTGAAGACCATGAATACAGCGAAAGCGAAGATGAAGCCATCGTAACCGCAGCCAAATCAAGCGGTACAGCTGACGAAGTTTTGATGAGCATGTTGCGTGAATTGCGTAAAAAAGTCGCTAAGAAATTGGGTGTTCCACCATTTGTAGTGTTCCAAGATCCTTCTTTGGAAGATATGGCTTTGAAATACCCAATCACCATTGATGAATTGAGTAATGTTCATGGAGTAGGTGAAGGCAAAGCCAAAAAGTACGGTGCAGCATTCGTTGAACTTATTGAAAGATACGTAGAAGACAACGATATCATTCGTCCGGATGATTTGGTGGTAAAATCTACCGGAGCCAATTCGGCCAATAAATTATACATCATTCAGAACATTGACAGAAAATTGTCTTTAGAAGATATCGCCAAAGCGAAAGGCTTTACGATGGATAATTTGCTCAAAGAAATGGAGCAAATTGTTTATTCGGGAACCAAATTGAATATCAGCTATTGGATAAACGAAATTTTGGACGAAGAGCAGCAAGAAGAAATTCATGAGTATTTTATGGATTCTGAATCTGATAAGATTGAAGACGCGTTAAAAGAATTTGATGGCGATTATGATATCGAAGAATTACGCTTGATGAGAATTAAGTTTATTAGTGAAGTGGCGAATTAG